In Juglans microcarpa x Juglans regia isolate MS1-56 chromosome 4S, Jm3101_v1.0, whole genome shotgun sequence, a single window of DNA contains:
- the LOC121263401 gene encoding LOW QUALITY PROTEIN: pentatricopeptide repeat-containing protein At3g62470, mitochondrial-like (The sequence of the model RefSeq protein was modified relative to this genomic sequence to represent the inferred CDS: deleted 1 base in 1 codon), with amino-acid sequence MALSLRKPSKASTLLGHCRYSQSHSTVIPNLNGHFTTAQLLVLDQGQGQERRRRKQVRLPCGSSMPLSRMLHSPPHCSLYHSPCQVPLLLPYPTSLSDLQEKLLIRSCRISNLGNGSLPIIHTRGKVLDLNHMGFRILTRENFLITNSRVINGRLHDFQIVNLPGKLLDCSFRGFTSVTGSGADSDAENESGEDDSADDDCTRGDEVKSGADPNEVDRVCKVIDELFALDRNMEAVLDECGIDLSQDLVVDVLGRFKHARKPALRFFSWVGQKPGFAHDSRTYNAMINVLGKTRQFETMVSMIEEMGEKGLLTMETFMISIKAFAAAKERKKAVGLFELMKKYKFKVGVDTINCLLDTLGRAKLGKEALALFEKLKDRFTHNLQTYTVLLNGCCRVKNLMEAGRVWNEMVEKGFKPDIVAHNIMLEGLLKCKKRSDAIKLFEVMKAKGPSPNIRSYTIFIRDLCKQRRMKEAVECFDEMTESGFQPDAAIYTCLITGFGNRENMDTVFGLLKEMKEKSLLPDGRTYNALIKLMTSRRMPDDAVRIYKKMIQDGIEPSIHTYNMIMKSFFQTRNYEMGCAVWDEMIQKGCCPDNNSYTVFIGGLISQGRSGEACKYLEEMIENGMKVPQLDYNKFAADFSRAGKPNILEELARKMKFSGKFEVSNVFARLAEMMKKRIKLRDPIKTTEQYT; translated from the exons ATGGCTCTCTCTCTAAGGAAACCCTCCAAAGCCTCGACCTTGCTCGGTCACTGCCGATACTCTCAATCCCATTCAACCGTTATACCCAATCTCAATGGCCACTTCACCACCGCCCAGCTACTCGTTCTCGATCAGGGACAAGGACAAGAACGACGTCGAAGAAAGCAAGTCCGACTTCCTTGCGGTAGTTCTATGCCCCTGTCTCGTATGCTTCATTCTCCTCCTCACTGTAGTCTCTATCATTCTCCTTGTCAGGTTCCACTTCTTTTGCCATACCCCACTTCACTCTCTGATCTACAAGAAAAATTGCTAATTCGCAGCTGTAGAATTTCCAATCTTGGAAATGGATCATTGCCCATTATTCATACTCGAGGAAAAGTGCTAGATTTGAACCATATGGGATTTCGTATTTTAACCAGAGAAAACTTTCTTATAACAAATTCTAGGGTAATCAACGGGAGACTTCACGATTTTCAGATTGTTAATTTACCAGGAAAGTTGTTAGATTGTAGTTTTAGGGGGTTTACTAGTGTGACAGGCAGTGGTGCAGATTCTGATGCTGAAAATGAGAGTGGGGAGGACGATAGTGCTGATGATGACTGTACCAGAGGCGATGAGGTTAAGTCAGGTGCGGACCCGAATGAGGTCGATAGAGTATGCAAGGTGATCGATGAATTGTTTGCGTTGGACAGGAATATGGAGGCCGTTCTAGATGAATGTGGGATTGATTTGTCGCAAGATTTGGTTGTGGATGTGTTGGGACGGTTCAAACATGCTCGAAAACCGGCCTTACGG TTTTTCAGTTGGGTGGGGCAGAAGCCAGGTTTTGCCCATGATTCAAGGACTTATAATGCGATGATAAATGTATTAGGTAAGACGAGGCAGTTTGAGACCATGGTGTCAATGATTGAAGAAATGGGTGAGAAAGGGCTATTGACAATGGAAACTTTTATGATTTCAATTAAAGCTTTTGCTGCtgcaaaggaaaggaagaaagcTGTTGGACTTTTTGAACTAATGAAGAAGTATAAATTTAAGGTGGGTGTTGATACAATTAATTGCTTGCTTGATACTCTTGGGAGGGCAAAGCTTGGTAAAGAAGCGCTGGCACTTTTTGAGAAGTTAAAAGATAGGTTTACACACAATTTGCAAACGTATACTGTCTTGCTTAATGGTTGCTGTAGGGTGAAGAATTTAATGGAAGCAGGGAGAGTGTGGAACGAGATGGTTGAAAAAGGATTTAAACCTGATATAGTTGCGCATAATATTATGCTTGAAGGGTTGTTGAAGTGTAAGAAGAGGTCTGATGCCATCAAGTTGTTTGAAGTCATGAAGGCCAAGGGTCCATCACCCAACATTAGGAGCTATACAATTTTTATTCGGGATTTGTGCAAGCAAAGAAGGATGAAAGAAGCAGttgaatgttttgatgaaaTGACTGAATCTGGATTCCAGCCAGATGCTGCTATTTACACGTGTTTGATCACAGGTTTTGGGAACCGGGAGAATATGGACACGGTATTTGGATTGCTGAAGGAGATgaaagaaaagagtttacttCCTGATGGGCGCACCTACAATGCCTTGATTAAATTGATGACTAGTAGACGAATGCCAGATGATGCGGTGAGGATATATAAGAAGATGATTCAGGATGGCATTGAACCATCAATCCACACTTATAACATGATAATGAAATCCTTCTTTCAAACAAGAAACTATGAAATGGGTTGTGCGGTTTGGGATGAGATGATCCAGAAGGGTTGTTGCCCTGACAATAATTCCTATACAGTTTTCATTGGAGGCCTCATAAGTCAGGGAAGATCGGGGGAGGCTTGCAAATATTTGGAGGAAATGATAGAGAATGGAATGAAAGTACCTCAGCTTGATTACAACAAGTTTGCAGCTGATTTCTCTAGAGCTGGGAAACCGAACATACTTGAGGAGTTGGCTCGGAAGATGAAGTTTTCTGGTAAGTTTGAAGTCTCCAATGTTTTTGCAAGGTTGGCTGAGATGATGAAGAAAAGGATCAAGTTAAGAGACCCTATTAAAACTACTGAGCAGTATACCTGA
- the LOC121263400 gene encoding histidine kinase CKI1, whose translation MRPFKALTGLRPVCFFLPAFAVLLLPILLTPCWHALVNRIERQVKNDLSSQAEFPSSVLQSEFANKAEFLRPLNSSATNLARFLGSSVGEAALSFSEIETRVAPVLFQAFSTIPYLTQISYIGSDGLFFSYYTDGSQTLSMYSNSSSFVHDSSTAPNVGNNYVWYVQSVNNETGKLHGEAIEVPPLNMKNKIWFQEALNSTHGSASLETGWNSAQVPVFLNSARINGGSSVLSLGFPVKALTSIFTDIDLRGGRLDILAVQDRKVLFQGIPNTHLVLSGSVVSVQLIKPNGDQIGIGNISCNLKDGTPSASALNIQETEYTFYCLPLDIVGVQSVSVLAYPENGLVRLVHKSRKVAMLLLIVLIATLVIFLSSFVFTIVRAAKREMHLCANLIKQMEATQQAERKSMNKILAFASASHDVRAALAGITGLIEMCYDDVAPGTELDTNLRQMDTCANDLLGILNSILDTSKIEAGKMPLEEEEFDLEKLLEDVADLYHPVGIRKGVDVVLDPCDGSTKRFSQVKGDRGKLKQILCNLLSNAVKFTSEGHVTIRAWVRKPGLQNSINASKQNCLPCFLYKSSKAYNDFEAVDTAQHDPNTMDFVFEVDDTGKGIPKDKQDSVFENYVQVKETALGQEGTGLGLGIVQSLVRLMHGDIGIVDKDVGEKGTCFRFNALLTISETASSDNAKAEDLEMGGVTYLSGSISPVPSPQMTVRTPSPKSTVLTSSPKMKASHVVLLIQSNGRRKMLRRFMSNLGMNVSVVKQWEHLSSTLEKIKNRQSPSHHNSIKSDLSSPSDNLSRSASNDSIAAEKDVPWSTMGGSDYIPSIFKRTNLRLASNFILTVIDASAGPLPEICRIVAEFRRGLQNTCCKAVWLDKPMMRSFNLKRNDEDIMIDPNDIIISKPFHGSRLYEVVRLLPEFGGKMPQAGKLPRDPSSSRSHLYAELQDHRSSSEIQGKKVLSQTENRSNVWPKSRRHRSHENPPREQEIQECGDPSNEFLLRGKTILVVEDNALIRRLTVSQLAKLGATVEVCENGQEALELVSKGLTDQRKAGASMSLPYDYILMDCEMPILNGYKAAEEIRKMEKHFGVHTPIIALTAHTDEEAKKTIEAGMDVYIGKPLKREHLLEAIRYIENK comes from the exons ATGAGGCCATTCAAAGCATTGACAGGGTTACGACCAGTGTGTTTCTTTCTCCCG GCATTCGCAGTGCTACTACTTCCCATACTATTGACCCCATGTTGGCATGCTTTGGTCAATCGTATTGAGCGCCAAGTGAAGAACGACTTGAGCTCACAGGCCGAGTTCCCTTCTTCCGTGTTGCAGTCTGAATTTGCGAACAAAGCAGAGTTTTTACGTCCGTTGAATTCATCTGCAACGAACTTAGCTAGATTCCTTGGTTCCTCCGTCGGTGAAGCTGCACTTTCATTCTCTGAGATTGAGACTAGG GTGGCTCCTGTGCTGTTTCAAGCATTCTCTACAATTCCATATTTAACTCAAATCTCTTATATTGGATCTGACGGTTTATTTTTCTCATACTACACCGACGGCAGTCAAACTCTTTCAATGTACTCCAACTCCTCCTCATTTGTGCATGATTCCAGTACTGCTCCAAACGTTGGAAATAACTACGTTTGGTACGTGCAATCTGTGAACAATGAGACAGGAAAGTTACATGGAGAAGCCATTGAAGTCCCTCCCttgaatatgaaaaacaaaatctgGTTTCAAGAAGCCTTGAATAGTACTCATGGATCTGCCTCGTTGGAAACTGGATGGAACAGTGCCCAAGTTCCTGTGTTCCTTAACTCAGCTAGAATCAATGGAGGATCATCAGTTCTCTCTCTAGGGTTTCCGGTAAAAGCATTGACTTCCATTTTCACTGATATAGATCTTCGAGGCGGGAGATTAGATATTTTGGCTGTCCAAGATAGGAAAGTGCTGTTCCAAGGGATCCCAAACACTCATTTGGTCCTTTCTGGTAGCGTGGTTTCAGTCCAATTGATCAAACCAAATGGGGATCAAATAGGCATTGGGAACATTTCCTGCAACCTAAAAGATGGCACGCCAAGTGCTTCTGCTTTGAATATTCAGGAAACTGAATACACTTTTTATTGTTTGCCTCTTGATATAGTGGGAGTGCAATCG GTCTCTGTGTTGGCTTACCCCGAAAATGGATTAGTCAGGCTTGTCCACAAGAGCAGGAAAGTGGCGATGTTGCTCCTTATAGTTCTGATCGCTACATTGGTTATTTTCCTCTCAAGTTTTGTGTTTACAATCGTTAGAGCTGCCAAACGAGAGATGCATTTGTGTGCTAACCTCATAAAACAGATGGAAGCAACTCAACAAGCAGAGAGGAAAAGTATGAATAAGATTCTTGCTTTTGCTAGTGCCAGCCATGATGTTCGTGCTGCTCTAGCAGGCATTACTGGTTTGATAGAGATGTGCTATGATGATGTTGCCCCTGGTACTGAATTGGATACAAATTTAAGACAAATGGATACTTGTGCAAACGACCTTCTAG GTATTTTGAATTCTATTCTCGACACAAGCAAAATTGAAGCAGGCAAGATGCCGCTTGAAGAAGAGGAATTTGACTTGGAAAAACTTCTTGAGGATGTAGCTGATTTATATCATCCTGTTGGTATCAGAAAAGGAGTAGATGTGGTATTGGATCCTTGTGATGGTTCCACCAAAAGATTTTCCCAAGTGAAAGGTGACAGGGGAAAACTCAAACAGATACTGTGTAATTTACTAAGCAATGCAGTTAAATTTACTTCTGAGGGGCATGTAACCATTCGAGCTTGGGTTAGGAAACCCGGTTTGCAGAATTCAATCAATGCTTCTAAACAGAACTGCTTGCCTTGCTTTTTATACAAGAGCAGTAAAGCATATAATGACTTTGAAGCCGTGGATACAGCCCAACATGATCCAAATACTATGGACTTTGTATTTGAGGTGGATGATACAGGTAAAGGAATtccaaaagataaacaagattcaGTCTTTGAAAACTATGTTCAAGTCAAAGAAACGGCTCTTGGACAAGAAGGCACTGGCTTAGGACTCGGCATTGTTCAGTCTCTG gTACGTCTGATGCATGGAGATATAGGAATTGTGGACAAGGATGTTGGGGAGAAGGGAACTTGCTTTAGATTCAATGCTTTGCTCACTATAAGTGAAACAGCCTCTTCTGATAATGCAAAAGCAGAAGACCTTGAAATGGGAGGTGTCACATATCTATCAGGTTCAATCAGTCCAGTCCCAAGTCCTCAGATGACTGTCAGAACTCCAAGTCCAAAGTCGACAGTTCTCACCTCTAGCCCCAAGATGAAGGCATCTCATGTTGTTCTCTTGATTCAAAGTAATGGGCGTCGGAAGATGTTGCGAAGATTCATGTCGAACTTAGGCATGAACGTATCAGTTGTCAAGCAATGGGAACATCTTTCTTCTACTCTCGAGAAGATAAAAAACAGGCAAAGCCCTTCGCATCACAACTCGATAAAATCAGATTTGAGTTCTCCAAGTGACAACTTAAGCAGGTCTGCTTCTAATGACTCCATTGCTGCAGAAAAGGATGTGCCTTGGAGCACCATGGGTGGGTCAGACTATATACCATCAATCTTCAAAAGGACTAATCTTAGGTTAGCATCAAACTTCATTCTAACTGTGATTGATGCCAGTGCTGGACCACTGCCAGAAATATGTAGGATTGTGGCCGAGTTCAGAAGAGGTCTTCAAAATACTTGTTGCAAGGCTGTTTGGTTGGACAAACCAATGATGCGTAGCttcaatttaaaaagaaatgatgaGGACATTATGATCGATccaaatgatattataatatcTAAACCATTTCATGGTTCCCGCTTGTATGAAGTGGTAAGACTTCTTCCTGAGTTTGGAGGTAAAATGCCACAAGCTGGAAAATTGCCTAGAGATCCCAGTTCATCAAGGAGTCACTTATATGCAGAGTTACAAGACCATCGTAGCAGCAGTGAGATTCAAGGGAAAAAAGTCTTGTCACAGACTGAAAATCGATCTAATGTTTGGCCCAAGTCAAGACGGCATCGGAGTCATGAAAATCCACCAAGAGAGCAAGAAATACAAGAATGTGGTGACCCAAGTAATGAGTTCTTGTTGAGGGGAAAGACAATCTTGGTTGTAGAGGACAATGCACTGATACGCAGGTTGACTGTCTCCCAACTTGCAAAGCTCGGTGCAACTGTTGAAGTCTGTGAAAATGGGCAAGAAGCCTTAGAGCTGGTTTCCAAAGGTTTAACCGATCAAAGGAAAGCTGGAGCTTCTATGAGTCTTCCATATGATTACATATTAATGGACTGTGAG ATGCCTATCCTGAATGGGTATAAAGCAGCTGAGGAAATCAGGAAAATGGAGAAGCATTTCGGTGTCCATACTCCAATCATTGCACTAACTGCTCATACGGATGAGGAAGCAAAAAAGACAATTGAGGCTGGAATGGATGTTTATATAGGCAAACCGCTGAAAAGGGAACATCTCTTGGAAGCCATTAGAtacatagaaaataaatga